From Deltaproteobacteria bacterium:
TGTTCCAGATCGTGACCGGGATCTGGGTCGCACTCACCATGCGCTGGGGTAGCGCCTGGTATACGCACGTCGCCGTCCCCTACGTGCGGTCCATCTTCGCGTTCAGCCCGGACATCGCGCGCGTCGCGGCCCTGCCCCTGGTCGCCAAGCTGCACATCGCCGGAGCCTGGGTGCTCATCGGCGCGTTTAGCTTTACCCGCCTGGTCCACGCGCTGGTCGCGCCGGTTCCGTACCTGTGGCGCCCGCTTCAGGTCGTCATCTGGAACCGACCGCGGCGGGCGACGTCGTCGACGCGCTGACCGCACCGCGATCGAGCGCATAACGCAACACGAAGGAGGTCCCCATGTCCGACCGGCGCAAGGCGTACACCGTGCTCGCGATGAACACGATCGCCTTCACCGTATGCTTCGCCGTTTGGATGATGTACGGGGTGTTGATCACCTTTTTGGTGTCCCAGCGCATCTACGCCTTCGACAAGGCGCAGCTGGGCTGGCTGATCGGCACGCCCGTGCTCACCGGGGCGGTGTTCCGGCTACCGGTCGGCGTTCTCACCGACAAGTACGGCGGCCGGATCGTCTACGCGATCGTCATGTTGATCGCGGCGGCGGGCGCGTTCCTCGTGAGCCTGGTCGACGGGTTCTGGGGATTTTTCTGGGCGGGGCTTCTGTTCGGCATCGCGGGGACCTCGTTCGCGGTGGGCATCGCGTACACGTCGGTGTGGTTCCCGCAGCACCAGCAGGGGACCGCGCTCGGCATCTTCGGTGCGGGCAACGCGGGGGCGGCGATCACGAGCCTCGGCGCGCCGACGCTGCTCAAGGTCCTCACCGACCACGGCGAACACCTCGACGGCTGGCGGCAACTGCCGCGCATCTACGCCGCAGCTCTCGTCGTGACGACCGTCGCGTTCTGGCTGTTCACCTATCCGAAGAAGGTGGCGCACGGCCACGAACTCACCCTGGCCGAGCGGCTGCGGCCGCTGAAGAAGGCGCGGGTGTGGCGGTTCGGCATGTACTACTTCTTCGTGTTCGGCGGCTTCGTCGCCCTCGCGCAGTGGCTGATCCCCTACTACGTCAACGTCTACACCGTGTCCGTCGCGATGGCGGGCCTGCTCGCGTCGATCTACACGCTTCCGTCCGGCGTCATCCGTGCGCTCGGCGGATGGATGTCTGACAAGTGGGGCGCGCGGCGGGTGATGTACTGGGTACTCGGCGGCAGCGCGGTGTGCAGCTTCCTGCTGATC
This genomic window contains:
- a CDS encoding NarK/NasA family nitrate transporter; its protein translation is MSDRRKAYTVLAMNTIAFTVCFAVWMMYGVLITFLVSQRIYAFDKAQLGWLIGTPVLTGAVFRLPVGVLTDKYGGRIVYAIVMLIAAAGAFLVSLVDGFWGFFWAGLLFGIAGTSFAVGIAYTSVWFPQHQQGTALGIFGAGNAGAAITSLGAPTLLKVLTDHGEHLDGWRQLPRIYAAALVVTTVAFWLFTYPKKVAHGHELTLAERLRPLKKARVWRFGMYYFFVFGGFVALAQWLIPYYVNVYTVSVAMAGLLASIYTLPSGVIRALGGWMSDKWGARRVMYWVLGGSAVCSFLLIVPRMDVYAPGEGVLADAPGTVTEVAPDHITVDGKVYRLRTKPADQGRAEEGTLVWPKGRSWQEPAVKVGDRVVKKQLLARGVTHVYFQANIWIFTALVFVIGILMGIGKAAVYKHIPTYFPKDVGVVGGIVGVLGGLGGFVCPILFGYLLRWTGIWTTCWMFFFALSVGLLVWMHHVIRKMLAEKAPALSEQMDRPV